One Tamlana carrageenivorans genomic region harbors:
- a CDS encoding N-acetylmuramoyl-L-alanine amidase — MKLKYLVIHCTATPEGREVTKADIEQWHLVGRGWSRVGYSDLIQLDGALVNLQEFNQDDLVDPWEVTNGAKGYNSKARHVVYAGGCENKAGLPAKDTRTKAQLKALETYVKFMVLRHPEIKVIGHNQIAAKACPSFHVPSWLNHIGINSKNIGL, encoded by the coding sequence ATGAAGCTTAAATACTTAGTTATTCATTGTACAGCAACTCCAGAAGGACGCGAAGTTACCAAAGCCGATATTGAGCAATGGCATTTGGTTGGCCGTGGCTGGTCGCGTGTAGGGTATTCCGATTTAATACAGTTAGATGGTGCTTTGGTAAATCTTCAGGAATTTAACCAGGACGATCTAGTAGATCCTTGGGAGGTAACCAACGGCGCAAAAGGCTATAACAGTAAAGCGCGTCATGTAGTATATGCGGGAGGTTGCGAAAATAAAGCAGGATTACCAGCAAAAGACACTCGAACTAAAGCACAATTAAAAGCCCTTGAAACCTATGTTAAATTCATGGTTTTACGCCATCCCGAAATTAAAGTAATTGGACATAACCAAATAGCGGCAAAGGCTTGTCCTAGCTTCCATGTACCAAGTTGGTTAAACCATATAGGAATTAATTCTAAAAATATTGGATTATGA
- a CDS encoding DUF4442 domain-containing protein, whose translation MNVTPTKLNTYMAFKLPAAYLCGVRTRFIDDKKCEAAVKHRWINQNPFKSMFWAVQGMAAEFTTGALMMAKIQSTGKKMSMLVTANRASYSKKARGKITFTCKDGELVDALLEKAIVTGTGETLTMTSVGVDEAGDEVSTFHFEWSVKLKV comes from the coding sequence ATGAATGTAACACCTACAAAATTAAATACTTATATGGCGTTTAAGCTGCCTGCGGCTTATTTGTGCGGCGTAAGAACACGGTTTATAGATGACAAAAAGTGTGAGGCTGCTGTGAAACACCGGTGGATCAATCAAAATCCTTTTAAGTCGATGTTTTGGGCTGTTCAAGGCATGGCTGCCGAGTTTACAACTGGAGCTTTAATGATGGCGAAAATCCAGTCGACCGGCAAAAAAATGTCCATGTTAGTGACTGCCAATAGGGCTAGCTACTCCAAAAAAGCTAGAGGGAAAATCACCTTTACTTGTAAGGATGGAGAATTGGTCGATGCCTTGTTAGAAAAGGCGATCGTAACCGGAACGGGAGAAACTTTAACGATGACTTCTGTTGGTGTTGATGAAGCAGGGGATGAGGTTTCTACCTTTCATTTTGAATGGAGTGTTAAGCTGAAGGTTTAG
- a CDS encoding T9SS type A sorting domain-containing protein — MSQIKHLTVLITLLIFNINHAQTGPGGVGTNDGTSNLIMWFRPDHGVSTSGSAVDSWENAAGVAAFNMSETTTQRPTLITNAVNGYGEISFSGSNRLRTGLTLTASNFIVDEASSFVVVRADNTTQKSCVYTTDALVGSTRFTCHIPWNGSVYFDIGTCCGTDARIQVGGLPNLTDYSIWSYDANPTTGKQLYRNENLLQNRGNTRNYNSYSTQRFNLGGNTSGTAGFVGDMTEVAIFKTKVNAAQRIIINNYLSAKYDQTLTANNFYLQDNAANGDFDHNVAGIGQASDGSSHTDSQGTGIVRIHTPSNLSNGDYLFWGENIKDATYEFATNTTNYTEQLNTTWRVSKTNDLGTVTVSFDTSALDLSGFQGGACPSLQLIVDNDANLLSPTTVYPLTISGTTATATGVSFSDGDYFTLRYTDQIVWDGSAFFNGSGTANAPSAADACLKLTVKAGSPATLSATAHVREVEVESSATLNINDGLLLEVEDSVIIDGTLDLLGEAQLIQNHSGPTTNSGNGTLIIRQQGTTNLYNYNYWSAPVNKAGVWEIGWLEDASGQIAFTSNLNADPSTSPITLSSRWLYTFSGATNDYDAWQKIETNIPISSAEGYTLKGSGATGTEQEYVFNGIPNDGNYTKVAVPGYDLLLGNPYPSALNADQFITDNTGIIDGTLYFWEHFITNNSHYLKDYEGGYATYNLMMGTSAAIPDNSGLTSGLGSASKAKPTGNISVGQGFFVTITSTGFVTFNNNQRVFAKDSDGGSVFYKSNSNKSTTTQDNRTKIWFAFLEPNNIKKTMGLGYDPNHATIGYDHGYDAIAFNEFKNDIYWPLEDKELVIQALPQINIEDELPVTIKAIDSGIYKMTIDDSQNLPDALEVFLKDYETNSYYDLRHTIAEITLQSGTYENRFAIVFQKESLLNTEGVAKNTVTATYNKPTETLTLNHTEDLSNIASVIIYDVNGKKVITKRSLKSANIDVSSLSEGLYILNLKLKSDSNTRSMKFLKY; from the coding sequence ATGTCTCAAATTAAACATTTAACCGTTTTAATTACGCTACTTATTTTTAATATTAATCACGCCCAAACAGGCCCTGGTGGTGTGGGAACTAATGATGGTACTTCAAATCTTATCATGTGGTTTCGTCCTGACCATGGGGTTTCAACATCGGGATCTGCAGTTGATTCATGGGAAAATGCTGCAGGAGTTGCGGCTTTCAATATGAGTGAGACCACAACCCAAAGACCAACTCTAATAACTAATGCTGTTAATGGTTATGGTGAGATTAGCTTTAGTGGAAGTAATCGGTTAAGAACAGGGCTAACCCTTACCGCCTCAAATTTTATAGTAGATGAAGCCTCTTCTTTTGTTGTTGTTAGGGCTGATAATACCACTCAAAAATCATGTGTATATACCACCGATGCACTTGTTGGCTCAACCAGATTTACCTGCCATATCCCTTGGAATGGGTCGGTATATTTTGATATAGGAACTTGTTGTGGCACTGATGCCCGTATACAAGTTGGTGGTCTTCCAAACTTAACGGACTACTCCATTTGGTCTTATGATGCTAATCCGACAACCGGGAAACAACTTTATAGAAATGAAAATTTGTTACAAAATAGAGGTAATACAAGGAACTATAACTCTTATAGCACACAACGCTTTAACCTAGGAGGGAATACTTCTGGAACTGCAGGTTTTGTAGGCGATATGACTGAAGTCGCCATTTTTAAAACCAAAGTAAATGCTGCGCAAAGAATCATTATTAATAATTATTTATCTGCAAAATATGATCAAACACTTACGGCTAATAACTTTTATCTTCAAGATAATGCGGCCAATGGCGATTTCGATCATAATGTTGCTGGTATAGGCCAAGCTAGTGATGGTTCAAGTCATACGGATTCACAAGGCACAGGGATTGTTAGAATACATACCCCTTCGAATTTATCTAATGGTGATTATTTATTTTGGGGTGAAAATATTAAAGACGCTACTTACGAGTTCGCTACTAATACTACAAATTACACCGAACAGTTAAACACCACATGGCGTGTTAGTAAAACCAACGATTTAGGCACCGTTACGGTTTCTTTTGACACAAGCGCTTTAGATTTATCTGGTTTTCAAGGAGGTGCTTGTCCATCGTTACAATTAATTGTGGATAACGATGCCAATTTACTTTCTCCTACCACAGTTTACCCTCTTACTATTTCAGGAACGACCGCTACTGCAACCGGGGTTTCTTTTTCTGATGGTGATTACTTCACACTACGATACACCGACCAAATCGTTTGGGATGGATCGGCATTTTTTAATGGTTCTGGTACAGCCAATGCACCAAGTGCCGCTGATGCTTGTTTAAAATTAACTGTAAAAGCTGGAAGTCCAGCCACCTTAAGTGCTACGGCCCATGTAAGAGAAGTAGAAGTAGAATCGAGTGCTACATTAAATATTAATGACGGGTTACTTTTAGAAGTTGAAGATTCTGTAATCATTGACGGTACCTTAGACTTATTAGGAGAAGCTCAGCTCATACAGAATCACTCGGGACCAACTACAAATTCTGGAAACGGGACATTAATTATTAGACAACAAGGCACCACAAATTTATATAATTACAATTACTGGAGCGCTCCTGTTAATAAAGCTGGCGTATGGGAAATTGGCTGGCTTGAAGATGCTAGTGGCCAAATAGCATTTACTTCCAATTTAAATGCTGACCCATCTACATCGCCAATAACTTTAAGCAGCAGATGGTTGTATACTTTTAGCGGAGCAACTAATGATTATGATGCTTGGCAGAAAATAGAAACCAATATACCAATTAGTTCAGCTGAAGGCTATACTCTAAAAGGCTCTGGAGCCACAGGGACAGAACAAGAGTACGTTTTTAACGGCATACCAAACGATGGGAATTATACCAAAGTAGCAGTTCCTGGATACGATTTATTACTAGGGAATCCATACCCATCTGCCCTAAATGCTGATCAATTTATTACTGACAATACAGGCATTATAGACGGGACCCTTTATTTCTGGGAGCATTTCATTACTAATAATAGCCACTACCTTAAAGATTACGAAGGCGGATATGCCACCTATAACCTGATGATGGGAACTTCAGCTGCAATTCCTGATAATTCTGGTTTAACAAGCGGACTCGGATCTGCATCAAAAGCAAAACCAACCGGTAATATTAGTGTAGGGCAAGGTTTTTTTGTAACGATCACTTCTACAGGCTTTGTTACATTCAACAACAACCAACGTGTTTTTGCCAAAGATTCAGATGGCGGAAGTGTTTTCTATAAGTCTAACAGCAATAAATCAACGACGACTCAAGATAACAGAACCAAAATATGGTTTGCGTTTTTAGAACCTAACAACATAAAGAAAACTATGGGCTTAGGTTACGATCCAAATCATGCCACCATAGGTTACGACCATGGTTATGATGCGATAGCTTTTAATGAATTTAAAAATGATATTTACTGGCCATTAGAAGACAAGGAATTAGTTATCCAGGCCTTACCCCAAATAAATATTGAGGATGAATTGCCAGTTACAATAAAAGCTATCGATAGCGGTATTTACAAAATGACTATAGATGATTCACAAAATCTACCTGATGCCTTAGAAGTGTTTTTAAAGGATTATGAAACGAATAGCTACTACGATTTAAGACATACCATCGCGGAGATTACTTTACAAAGTGGCACCTATGAAAACCGATTTGCTATTGTGTTTCAAAAAGAAAGCCTTCTAAATACTGAAGGGGTTGCAAAAAACACCGTTACGGCAACTTACAATAAACCAACTGAAACCCTAACTTTAAATCATACTGAAGATTTAAGCAACATAGCCTCCGTAATAATCTATGATGTTAATGGTAAAAAAGTCATCACCAAAAGATCGTTAAAATCGGCTAATATTGATGTTAGCTCATTAAGTGAAGGTTTATACATATTAAATTTAAAACTGAAATCGGATTCTAATACGCGCTCTATGAAGTTTCTTAAATATTAG
- a CDS encoding nucleotidyltransferase, with amino-acid sequence MARSKNDIKAEITTNFMGNANIAAAYGFNIGDSFVNTFSLVSLENFLFEILAYAIYVHELLFDTHKTEIDQALLNQKSGRLSWYRTMALAFQYGFDLIEDTDVFDNSTATQDQIDASKIIKYAAVNESVTESRVIIKIAGEENDVLAPLQPSELASFEAYLQEIRYAGVQITVVNYLPDLLFLTLQIQRDPLVLDANGMSIKNGNFPVIDAIEAYMKLLPFDGEFVIFDFLKYIEANAEGVVTPTALNVESSFIDPLTDAYGSPVSIPIKTIPFSGYFKVDNYNSISYVV; translated from the coding sequence ATGGCACGAAGTAAAAACGACATAAAAGCAGAAATAACAACCAACTTTATGGGTAATGCCAATATTGCGGCAGCCTATGGTTTTAATATAGGTGATTCGTTTGTAAATACTTTTTCATTGGTAAGCTTGGAGAATTTTTTGTTTGAAATTCTAGCTTATGCGATATATGTACATGAGCTTTTATTTGATACACATAAAACAGAAATAGATCAAGCTTTGTTAAACCAAAAATCGGGGCGATTAAGTTGGTATCGCACTATGGCTTTGGCTTTTCAGTATGGCTTCGATTTAATTGAGGATACCGATGTTTTTGATAATTCTACAGCCACACAAGATCAAATAGATGCTTCCAAAATAATAAAGTATGCAGCCGTTAATGAAAGTGTTACCGAAAGCCGGGTTATTATAAAAATTGCAGGTGAAGAAAACGATGTGTTAGCACCTTTACAACCTAGCGAACTCGCTTCGTTTGAAGCCTACTTACAAGAAATACGGTATGCAGGGGTACAGATAACTGTGGTTAATTATTTGCCCGATTTATTGTTTTTAACCTTGCAAATTCAACGTGATCCTTTAGTGTTAGATGCTAATGGCATGAGTATAAAAAACGGAAATTTCCCTGTTATTGATGCTATTGAGGCTTACATGAAATTACTGCCGTTTGATGGTGAGTTTGTCATTTTTGACTTCTTAAAATATATCGAAGCCAATGCAGAAGGAGTTGTGACACCTACAGCCTTAAATGTGGAAAGTAGTTTTATAGATCCTTTAACCGATGCTTACGGTTCGCCTGTAAGTATTCCAATTAAAACGATTCCGTTTTCGGGTTATTTTAAAGTAGATAACTATAACAGTATTTCGTATGTGGTATAG
- a CDS encoding DUF6046 domain-containing protein produces MELNKQDIIFSSLVGVHRNERFKVVQNQLSKNVLPPIPFLGFKNKEALAESNASVLSEHWQADTPRAEGDQFFPFSFVGSDGQKYLLPYEPMITIAGKNSIVRRNVAKAKTVNGQLISGSIKERWTQGDYEITITGVLIGSLLTGDMEDCFPISDFEKLRDFMIAPRRIKVYCEPLRILGVDYIVIEDFSFPFTKGENVQAYEIKAYSDFDYKLLLELDD; encoded by the coding sequence ATGGAATTAAATAAACAAGACATCATATTTTCTAGCCTTGTAGGTGTACACCGTAACGAACGCTTTAAGGTGGTGCAAAACCAATTAAGTAAAAACGTGTTGCCTCCTATTCCGTTTTTAGGCTTTAAAAATAAAGAAGCTTTAGCCGAAAGCAATGCTTCTGTTTTAAGTGAGCATTGGCAAGCTGATACTCCAAGAGCCGAAGGCGATCAGTTTTTTCCATTCTCTTTTGTGGGTAGTGATGGTCAAAAGTATTTATTGCCTTACGAACCCATGATAACTATTGCAGGTAAAAATAGCATTGTGCGTCGTAATGTGGCAAAGGCTAAAACAGTAAATGGGCAATTAATTAGTGGTTCTATTAAAGAACGTTGGACCCAAGGAGATTATGAAATTACCATTACAGGAGTACTTATTGGTAGTTTACTTACTGGTGATATGGAAGATTGTTTTCCTATATCCGATTTTGAGAAGCTGCGCGATTTTATGATAGCTCCAAGACGAATAAAAGTGTATTGCGAACCTTTAAGAATACTAGGTGTTGATTACATAGTTATTGAAGATTTTAGTTTCCCTTTTACCAAAGGGGAAAATGTACAGGCTTACGAGATTAAAGCGTATAGCGATTTTGATTATAAACTATTACTAGAATTAGATGATTAA
- a CDS encoding phage baseplate protein, whose translation MNIFDFLQTGGFPFETDTLHEMQAAYNIFNAFGALAGDKTIISGCAVTGSTVSDGVVYLNGEVFNFVGGNEQATVRIIETPTSKVFEDGSTKEVLKKRHVTFASGVGAINWSEFTRLDSLKNINSRILPPGTNPQLYSGAIANIPTGWQLCDGTNNTPDLRGQFIVGYNPNDTDYNAIGKTGGEKEVTLTEQQMPSHSHTGSTSTNGAHTHTHQRLKVATKGESKNDAYYRVHGSDETGTTSSAGNHSHTLSTNNTGGGQGHENRPPFYTLAYIIYTG comes from the coding sequence ATGAACATATTTGACTTTTTACAAACAGGAGGTTTTCCGTTTGAAACCGATACGCTTCACGAAATGCAAGCGGCCTATAATATATTTAATGCCTTTGGAGCTTTGGCAGGCGATAAAACCATAATAAGTGGTTGTGCGGTTACAGGAAGTACTGTAAGTGATGGGGTTGTTTACCTAAATGGGGAGGTGTTTAATTTTGTTGGAGGTAACGAACAAGCTACAGTTAGAATTATAGAAACACCAACTTCAAAAGTATTTGAAGATGGTAGTACTAAAGAAGTGCTTAAAAAACGTCATGTAACTTTTGCTAGCGGTGTTGGAGCCATAAACTGGAGTGAATTTACAAGGCTAGATTCTTTAAAAAATATCAATAGTCGCATTTTGCCTCCAGGTACAAATCCGCAATTATACAGTGGAGCAATTGCAAACATACCCACAGGCTGGCAGTTGTGCGACGGAACCAATAATACACCCGATTTAAGAGGTCAGTTTATTGTTGGTTATAACCCAAATGATACCGATTATAATGCCATAGGTAAAACAGGAGGTGAAAAAGAGGTTACGCTTACAGAACAGCAAATGCCTTCGCACAGCCATACAGGTTCAACAAGCACAAATGGGGCGCATACGCACACACACCAAAGGTTAAAAGTAGCTACTAAAGGTGAATCTAAAAATGATGCTTACTACCGTGTTCATGGATCCGATGAAACAGGAACAACCAGTAGTGCAGGTAATCACTCCCATACACTTAGTACTAATAATACTGGTGGTGGCCAAGGTCACGAGAACCGCCCGCCTTTCTACACATTAGCATACATCATTTATACAGGATAA
- a CDS encoding thymidylate synthase, with product MELFQSGERLTESYREVGITWWDYCGPILVNSYPTYFEKLPSLITKINKEKRNSKNYVLFLGSNDTESNQQPCLSLIQFQIDKGKLVLSAYQRSSDANLGLPADIYHLYLISRQINLPLKSITLNLGNVHVYENNKKLTKQLLKGKSVKFELNV from the coding sequence TTGGAGTTGTTTCAAAGTGGTGAGCGCTTAACAGAAAGCTACAGAGAAGTAGGTATTACGTGGTGGGATTATTGTGGTCCTATATTGGTAAATAGTTATCCTACATACTTTGAGAAGTTACCTAGTTTAATCACTAAGATTAATAAAGAGAAACGAAACTCTAAGAACTATGTGTTGTTTTTGGGGTCTAATGACACTGAAAGCAACCAACAGCCCTGCTTAAGCCTAATCCAGTTTCAAATAGATAAGGGTAAGTTGGTGCTTAGCGCTTATCAAAGATCCAGTGACGCTAACTTAGGCTTACCCGCGGATATATATCACCTGTATTTAATAAGTAGACAAATTAACTTACCGTTAAAGTCTATTACTTTAAATTTGGGTAATGTACATGTGTATGAGAATAATAAAAAGCTAACTAAGCAGCTTTTAAAAGGAAAGAGTGTGAAATTTGAATTGAACGTGTAG
- a CDS encoding DUF2586 domain-containing protein, which translates to MLPGIDIKFSNGNIGTVVPSADGVFGLLASAVAVATKFELNTPYVLKGMTDVASLGIVNDTDNYVLYQWLSEFFAEAGEGTELWLMGFPKTDKVSDWFTQDVGTGITPVEGLLDAANGKLTALFTAFSPDGSYVPTVSNGFDDDIADAKSKAQTLADNYTATKYAPFYTILEAYAFNGTHTDLPDLLTESNDRVGVFIGATQKRTGTVTTMGATTSVLAGRLASTQVQESPGKVKNGPLANLTAFIVDKAVEAYDVESLHDKGYISFRTHVGKAGYYITDGRLATKADDDYHYIERRRTIDKAFRIAHDIASNEILNDFDLTNEGKVDPIYAKDVSGRMETAIATQMTARGELSTDSSNPNDLGVQAAFNLDANVASTNKIEIVLKVRPKAYARWIEIVLGYDVNLNS; encoded by the coding sequence ATGTTACCAGGAATAGATATAAAATTTAGCAATGGCAATATTGGCACTGTAGTGCCTTCTGCCGATGGCGTTTTTGGTTTGTTAGCCTCGGCAGTTGCTGTTGCAACTAAATTTGAGCTAAACACTCCTTATGTGCTAAAGGGTATGACTGATGTGGCCAGCCTTGGAATAGTAAATGATACCGATAACTATGTGTTGTACCAGTGGCTTAGCGAATTTTTTGCTGAAGCTGGCGAAGGCACCGAGCTTTGGTTGATGGGATTCCCAAAAACCGATAAGGTTAGTGATTGGTTTACACAAGATGTAGGGACGGGAATAACCCCAGTTGAAGGCTTGTTAGATGCAGCAAATGGAAAGCTAACCGCTTTATTTACGGCATTTTCCCCAGATGGCTCTTATGTACCAACGGTAAGTAATGGTTTTGATGACGACATTGCAGATGCTAAATCAAAAGCGCAAACTTTAGCCGATAATTACACGGCTACGAAGTATGCCCCATTTTATACCATATTAGAGGCTTATGCTTTTAACGGTACGCACACCGATTTACCTGATTTACTTACCGAAAGTAACGATCGTGTAGGGGTGTTTATTGGTGCTACGCAAAAAAGAACTGGAACGGTGACTACTATGGGAGCTACTACCAGTGTATTAGCTGGGCGTTTAGCCAGTACCCAAGTTCAAGAGAGTCCTGGTAAGGTTAAAAATGGGCCATTAGCAAACTTAACGGCATTTATAGTAGATAAAGCAGTAGAGGCATACGACGTAGAAAGTTTGCACGATAAAGGGTATATCTCCTTTAGAACCCATGTAGGTAAAGCTGGGTATTACATAACCGATGGGCGTTTAGCAACTAAGGCTGATGACGATTACCATTACATCGAACGTCGTAGAACTATAGACAAAGCCTTTAGAATTGCGCACGATATTGCTAGTAACGAAATACTAAACGATTTCGATTTAACTAACGAAGGTAAAGTAGATCCTATTTATGCTAAAGATGTATCTGGACGTATGGAAACGGCTATTGCTACACAAATGACTGCTAGAGGTGAATTATCAACCGATAGTAGTAATCCTAACGATTTAGGAGTGCAAGCAGCTTTTAATCTCGATGCTAATGTAGCCAGCACAAACAAGATTGAAATTGTTTTAAAAGTGAGACCTAAAGCCTATGCACGTTGGATTGAAATTGTGTTGGGCTACGATGTAAACCTAAATTCATAA
- a CDS encoding TIGR00266 family protein encodes MTAHEIDYIIYGEEMQYVEIELDPQEGVVAEAGSFMMMEEGIHMETIFGDGSQKDSGFLGQILGAGKRILTGESLFMTAFYNNLSGKRKVSFASPYPGKIIPIDLTRFGGKFICQKDAFLCAAKGVSIGIEFSKRLGRGLFGGEGFIMQKLEGDGMAFVHAGGTMAMKELKAGETLRVDTGCIIGFDQTIDYDIEFVGGIKNTIFGGEGLFFAKLRGPGTVYIQSLPFSRLAGRVLASAPQAGGKRKGEGSVLGGLGDLLDGDNRF; translated from the coding sequence ATGACAGCACACGAAATTGATTACATCATCTACGGCGAAGAAATGCAATACGTAGAAATTGAATTAGATCCACAAGAAGGTGTCGTAGCCGAGGCCGGAAGTTTTATGATGATGGAAGAGGGCATCCACATGGAAACCATTTTTGGTGATGGTTCACAAAAGGATTCTGGGTTTTTAGGACAAATATTAGGAGCTGGAAAACGTATTCTTACGGGCGAAAGTTTATTTATGACAGCCTTTTATAACAACCTAAGCGGAAAGCGCAAGGTCTCTTTTGCTTCACCATATCCCGGTAAAATCATTCCTATTGATTTAACCCGCTTCGGCGGTAAATTTATTTGTCAGAAAGATGCTTTTCTATGTGCAGCCAAAGGTGTGAGTATTGGTATAGAGTTTTCCAAACGTTTAGGGCGTGGTTTGTTTGGGGGCGAAGGTTTTATCATGCAAAAGCTTGAGGGCGATGGTATGGCCTTCGTACATGCTGGAGGTACTATGGCTATGAAAGAACTTAAGGCAGGTGAAACTTTACGTGTTGATACAGGTTGTATTATTGGTTTCGATCAAACCATTGATTATGATATCGAGTTTGTGGGTGGCATAAAAAATACCATTTTTGGAGGCGAGGGCTTGTTTTTTGCAAAATTGAGAGGCCCTGGAACCGTTTATATTCAGTCTTTACCTTTTAGTCGATTAGCTGGTCGCGTTTTGGCCTCTGCACCACAAGCAGGAGGAAAGCGTAAAGGTGAAGGTAGTGTGTTAGGCGGTCTCGGTGATTTACTTGATGGTGATAACCGTTTTTAG
- a CDS encoding tape measure protein, with the protein MANLLEYTLSLNDQMSAKLQKIGVNSGTALDIFAKLETQTKEVDRVMKGTGTSVGALRRKLDLLKSERDWIPQSNIQGIRKYNTEIKRLTSQINRFETINGSRTKSWFQDAFSQIPMSGLLTNPLVMGGLAVGKSLRVGIEQEMQQTSFEVLLGGEDAAKDMMQEISEYAKKTPYKKLGLGDATKTMLGFGIAQEKIMPTLKALGDVAMGDANKMNSLTLAYSQMSSTGKLTGQDLLQMINAGFNPLNEISKQTGKSIGELKDDMAKGAISAEMVENAFISATSEGGQFNGMADKMSKTIGGRFSTLMDSLEEKFLALFGAIQPVASVLLDMAIYGLDAVGSGMAYLIDQFQAGNPIIVMATGLILSMATALAIMKVATMAQSAWTWALATANKVQTASWWQLNAAMLANPVTWIIAGVVALIGLIGYLVYKVDGWGEAWSNTVNGVKSLWGAYMSYLKLTWLGGEHIILSGIDAIKVAWLKLKGLWDEEGAQAGLSQIQRQSNERLKAIEKTQDLLKQQGKDAVGSFVAGWNSLSVNDKSIGDVKDSISNKLGIGAPKVPGTNGSVVTNLDTNKTNNNKQTNTATATGGTKHNYVTISLQSLIENLRIEGKNFKDSAKQMEDQTVEALVRTLAMASTAVG; encoded by the coding sequence ATGGCTAATTTATTAGAATATACATTAAGTCTAAACGACCAGATGAGTGCTAAATTACAAAAAATTGGCGTTAACTCTGGTACGGCTTTAGATATATTCGCAAAGTTAGAAACCCAAACCAAAGAGGTAGATCGTGTTATGAAAGGTACAGGAACTTCGGTTGGTGCCTTACGTAGAAAATTAGATTTATTAAAAAGTGAACGAGACTGGATTCCCCAATCTAACATTCAAGGCATTCGTAAGTATAACACCGAAATAAAACGCCTTACTTCACAAATAAACCGTTTTGAGACTATAAACGGCAGTCGTACTAAAAGCTGGTTTCAGGATGCGTTTAGTCAAATACCTATGTCGGGTTTGTTAACCAATCCGTTAGTAATGGGTGGTCTTGCCGTTGGTAAGTCGTTGCGCGTTGGTATAGAACAGGAAATGCAACAAACGTCTTTTGAAGTGCTTTTAGGAGGCGAAGATGCTGCAAAAGATATGATGCAGGAAATTAGCGAATACGCTAAGAAAACACCATACAAAAAACTAGGCTTGGGCGATGCTACTAAAACTATGTTGGGTTTTGGGATTGCTCAGGAAAAAATTATGCCCACGCTTAAAGCTCTTGGAGATGTGGCAATGGGCGATGCTAATAAAATGAACTCATTAACCTTGGCATATTCGCAAATGAGTAGTACAGGGAAACTTACTGGACAGGATTTGCTTCAAATGATTAATGCCGGTTTTAATCCTTTAAACGAAATTTCTAAGCAAACGGGCAAAAGTATAGGTGAATTAAAAGACGACATGGCCAAAGGAGCTATTTCTGCCGAAATGGTAGAAAATGCATTTATATCTGCAACCTCCGAAGGCGGACAATTTAACGGCATGGCCGATAAAATGAGTAAAACCATAGGCGGGCGTTTTAGTACGCTTATGGATAGTTTGGAAGAAAAGTTTTTAGCCTTATTTGGCGCAATTCAACCAGTTGCTAGTGTGCTTTTAGATATGGCTATATATGGTTTGGATGCTGTAGGTTCAGGTATGGCTTATTTAATAGATCAGTTTCAAGCAGGTAATCCAATTATTGTTATGGCAACGGGTTTGATACTAAGTATGGCAACAGCTTTGGCAATCATGAAAGTGGCTACTATGGCGCAATCGGCTTGGACGTGGGCGTTAGCTACTGCCAATAAAGTGCAAACAGCATCTTGGTGGCAACTTAACGCGGCTATGTTGGCAAACCCTGTAACATGGATAATTGCCGGTGTAGTTGCGCTTATTGGTCTCATAGGTTATTTAGTGTATAAAGTAGATGGCTGGGGCGAAGCTTGGAGTAATACGGTTAATGGTGTTAAGTCATTATGGGGTGCATACATGAGCTATTTAAAGCTAACCTGGTTAGGAGGAGAACATATCATACTTTCTGGTATCGATGCGATAAAAGTTGCTTGGCTTAAGTTAAAAGGGCTTTGGGATGAAGAGGGTGCGCAAGCTGGATTATCACAAATACAAAGGCAAAGTAACGAACGTTTAAAGGCTATTGAAAAGACACAAGATCTATTAAAGCAGCAAGGCAAAGATGCTGTAGGATCTTTTGTAGCTGGTTGGAATAGCTTGTCTGTTAATGATAAAAGTATTGGAGATGTTAAAGATAGTATTTCTAATAAATTAGGTATTGGTGCTCCTAAAGTACCAGGAACAAACGGAAGTGTTGTAACCAACCTAGATACCAACAAAACAAACAATAATAAACAGACCAACACCGCCACAGCCACAGGAGGAACGAAACACAACTATGTTACTATAAGCTTGCAATCACTTATTGAAAATTTAAGAATAGAAGGTAAAAACTTTAAAGACAGTGCTAAGCAAATGGAAGACCAAACCGTAGAAGCTTTGGTACGTACTTTGGCAATGGCATCAACTGCAGTAGGATAA